Proteins encoded in a region of the Anopheles ziemanni chromosome 2, idAnoZiCoDA_A2_x.2, whole genome shotgun sequence genome:
- the LOC131294820 gene encoding uncharacterized protein LOC131294820, translating into MARKKGSGKGKSAGRKTNPDIKQTEKKTDAKVKDDPGGGGARGGKAAMEIPNHRSESKLRQQSNGGDGEPAKLTSAETGRRGGGGGVTGSERAESNAATRNTSPATSNNNNNSSSMSRLPAPATTTTTVASSGGGAPSDLKYLHKKFKRIASATVTEEDDQKQRQTVQEREPESAKLAVREPATGNSFLASSTPQQQQQLLVPLVRPSATVAPLISHPTPPPSSSVSRPLVPSASPHQQHASGDRSVACGDPPGDESTKIVAVRTPSGGGGGGGGSGGAGGFNSASGGGVPTDNTLSTARADREASAAVAASSAALIGSNAGFDYRQQQQQQQQQQQLQHQYHQLHPSLHPGVATVAAFQPQPLLPQHHHHHHHHPQPHHLLYHHHQQQPHQGLPPQQQTSANSASGSSNNSSSSSSTSISGSISNSNNSSSSGGGGGNVLLLPQSAIEGAAAVTSSSSSSLSSLSLSSAPAAISDNCDLSVANKLAKSPYSPLGGGAVQYIVAYPQQQQQQQQRAVDGTLLLPITSEKLKYHSALHYANGAQPPSHRGLSSSSGGSSGSPSPPSSVISNLGATSGHHFAAVSSSSATTSGAAVGGGSAPANTAVVAPGPPGRYVCPYCQMNCSKPSVLEKHIRRHTNERPFKCDLCGIAFKTKSNLYKHRRSRAHASKSQCEDPNGDEDGGSLGGSDIDDKELSNSGSEIMNYRSSPMDERVHSPQQLLVEKPYKPKFHNAALYAKVESKPVATVGPVGGGSQQLLNAAAVTASVNPSVSHYLNGQNVESLEQHISKLISQNEAIVEVVEAPLQKKYHKITGISRGISVSGTSSSHSPFTQSSPAAVPNHHTTSGVSSIPTQNSQPLASTQDTAESRLAIALQQKRHAEEQQIKHQIQMQQMLQVQHQQLPHQPSYVATYSHLPGQQSVINLTNRPVVTPKSALGLQQQPQPQPLASVVVVNGILPTGTPTPPSSGSMESASGNTVVARGNQHNNDGGNSYQPLNLTKVIVQEQIPTSNTSITVPSSSMQSTAPHTLPPESEDGQAAIQQHPLPPYRKRTREQSLEMQLLNVPISTTAAEVVAASVSIATATTTTCSTTTLPVSTTVSSGASTTVSASQPPHVPLHIQVSSGSGHRPTPTPTPPLTITNHPQNPERSIIKDLLLNSRAFGVVQNPDGENGESLYTCKMCNVSFRDVDSLKYHMICYCQGNGSPSSSSAPISPVGSPSAAAASYIRSRSVSSLKQLARSSLNPPPARTPASLTRLAKSQLTRPRTKPENISLPADSSSPSSSSTLSLGASSSSGSSRGTVVDMVQNPLPSPGPLLGNTRLVDSHRTDSGKPQQKAIGTDNEVSLTKRARVGVMESSEHASTSNQKPHHPASSVGHNALQLFGGEVEVVARKATYEDEAAKLSSNVASSTLPVHRYTGPGATYTQTLGGGMEIEDEEAHQRALHYRQTLHSGSTLMELARTETSTGQSVPPKVTATTPTHFQFPPINSITAFNPLTLPAVPAPPPGQASQIVHGGKLIPFVQGMPGPNTLSSVGHTVELLHSSMEKRPDPNSQSLLTIVVPSGAGNAPSLPTAHPLASSLLAIQQPGVVASSSSSSSRVHLEAPLKKQSLGVPKNGLSTREIWSPAKQQQQQQQQVLQHQQADFSSPSPTQAVPRKSFNFTRMADNVSPRKKSDIPLFLGGAESKSKPEEIRYFNFETMISSSEIMIKPPPPPPPPSATVALMVDTSSSVATSQESTNAAVPASPRPNKFLRPNSLPLKPGTFTPKRHHGITPTNNTMPLISPETPRPSKSCRELYFNGHAYTNIGLKSSTKPFYCTVNKTQPFYFQTQKQLSMYSNWQVHPENDPHPLGLRQVTVMALYDSNHHRDRKYSIAGPRKVPLAIVGSRPAGGNIVSCVSSEGQVRVSPMEVKSNVPCPPAYVLATLAAQQPSMATLHPPTRYSRESPSPGLQYSEKSKSSIDQTVPSADSALMMVTTSGGGSRHASRSASAERALSGGFESTEEYTYVRGRGRGKYVCNECGIRCKKPSMLKKHIRTHTDVRPYSCQYCSFHFKTKGNLTKHMKSKSHFKKCTELGLNPVPVHVDDDGGDIDIEGDQQSVSSERTSTIPGDSDTATDTDGDETDDSDEMKSRLTEHEAAEGLLSLSMTRPTSACSSLGTGQQHSAGGGNSEPTAAAAAAYISQHISSYLTPEQQQSHGLLYPTTSPNPSHSPMMMNVQQQQQVDSAGHAKLDSGGGASLPRRIITYGNGPKLEFNLLKHEQYYSDPNLGSKKKREHERNAFPTASDEAARAGDADDEDDTARPIDLTKKPRHQQAAKASTGSASSQPSSYHQYDDRPRSDHQTSQSQTQPLAMVTPPNSQQLSVGGQHHPMIRPLDREQLALHQQMYENRLREPVTQQLEQQQPQPQVIVRVSDVLTPISGAANLLTTLVSNTDKIPMIVAPFEPSVGTTPGGVDENSYFHEYLKERALQDTRIKQSQMKPGSSIVMREQQHSQPPAAPPQLHGQLAQEQIRYNVQQHQILLQPRYEDAHAPASANNPGLVAQAPLATKATPPPAALPPVAAATGTTITPSAAAATIPPPSTERVYRIFSGKNERHRVSPTTEPAARSIPASQTNEINVCSSVVTNSTSSTAASLRMLSNECPLVSENASPMDTLAEIAAGSVKLDVSKVQQLVPEPSTIAALTVMPTPATVTPNARSRCNSFSSNAKVAPQHPVPESAKNLASEYLKLAQSVTSGGAMRKRADSESASGGGISDHEMSPITLVNPPPPIAPAVPVLPATMQQQQQQQPPPTGASVTGSGTGSTVVGSSVPGVEVAAGGGSVMGPARKVVVVGEDGFKKTVGGGRPVASAGGEFVGTPPNAFTPSMHQEDGGRPVCEICNKKFHKLSQLSIHMNIHYMERKYRCEPCGTSFRSQGLYLKHERSATHRNKVSMTTTFGVATDTNPRPFYCRDCEVGFRIHGHLAKHLRSKMHVLKLECLGKLPFGTYTEIERSGTNLTEIDTSDCENSLSSLKRLAVRLNVKDPAKVLPAGGGSSASSSSSSSGAGGIMGGGGGTSGNETDSCDDNFGMENGEDESSPSGGSKDDTTPGGAQGTPMTNGGGKDGALEAAASTPCNGGGEMRNINNNVKRKMDDFSSPAMVAEDVATCSTATANIVSEAKRPRYSLELLDARAGNSGGPQEEREGGVATSTS; encoded by the exons ATGATCCCGGAGGTGGAGGTGCGCGAGGTGGGAAGGCGGCGATGGAGATACCCAACCATCGAAGCGAAAGCAAATTAAGGCAACAGTCCAACGGTGGCGATGGAGAGCCGGCCAAACTGACCTCCGCCGAGACGGGGCGAcggggcggtggtggtggagtgaCGGGAAGCGAGCGCGCGGAAAGCAACGCGGCCACACGGAACACGTCACCGGCGACGagtaacaataacaataacagtAGTAGTATGTCCCGCCTTCCTGcgccggcgacgacgacgacgacggtggcaaGCAGTGGAGGTGGTGCACCGTCGGACCTCAAGTACCTGCATAAAAAATTCAAACGTATTGCCAGTGCCACCGTTACGGAGGAAGACGACCAGAAGCAGCGGCAGACCGTACAGGAAAGGGAGCCAGAGAGCGCCAAACTGGCGGTGCGGGAACCTGCGACGGGAAACTCGTTTCTAGCGTCGTCCACcccacaacagcaacaacagctgcTGGTCCCGTTGGTACGTCCATCCGCCACGGTGGCACCACTCATTTCCCAccccacaccaccaccgtctTCCAGCGTGTCGCGGCCATTAGTGCCAAGCGCTTCCCCCCATCAACAACACGCCAGTGGCGATAGGAGTGTCGCTTGCGGTGACCCTCCCGGTGACGAATCTACCAAAATTGTAGCCGTACGGACACCgagtggtggcggcggcggtggaggaggaagCGGAGGAGCAGGAGGTTTCAATTCGGCGAGTGGAGGTGGAGTTCCGACGGACAATACGCTTTCGACTGCCCGAGCTGATAGGGAAGCATCTGCGGCGGTCGCGGCATCGTCCGCGGCCCTTATCGGTTCAAACGCCGGCTTCGATtatcgccagcagcagcaacaacaacaacagcagcaacagctacAGCACCAATATCATCAACTCCATCCCTCGCTGCATCCTGGAGTGGCCACTGTTGCCGCCTTCCAGCCCCAGCCGCTGTTGccccagcatcatcatcatcatcatcaccatccccAGCCCCACCATCTGctgtatcatcatcatcagcagcagccgcaccAGGGGCTGCCACCCCAACAACAAACCAGTGCAAACAGTGCTAGCggtagcagcaacaacagtagtagtagtagtagtactaGCATAAGCGGTAGCATTAGTAATAGTAAcaacagtagcagcagcggcggcggtggcggcaaTGTGTTGTTGCTTCCACAATCGGCCATAGAGGGAGCAGCGGCGgtaacgtcgtcgtcgtcgtcgtcgttgtcgtcgttgtcgttgtcatCTGCTCCTGCTGCTATCAGTGATAACTGTGATTTAAGTGTAGCGAATAAGCTCGCCAAATCGCCCTACTCACCGCTCGGTGGTGGCGCAGTTCAGTACATCGTGGCCTAtccgcaacagcagcagcagcagcagcagcgggcaGTGGATGGAACGTTGCTGCTGCCGATCACGAGCGAGAAGCTAAAGTATCACTCCGCCCTGCACTACGCGAACGGTGCACAGCCGCCGTCGCATCGTGGTCTATCGTCGTCTTCCGGCGGATCGTCCGGTTCGCCGTCCCCTCCGAGCTCCGTTATCTCCAACCTGGGAGCTACCAGTGGTCACCACTTCGCAGCggtgagcagcagcagcgcaacGACGTCCGGTGCGGCCGTCGGCGGTGGTAGTGCACCTGCCAATACGGCCGTCGTTGCCCCGGGACCACCGGGCCGGTACGTTTGTCCGTACTGTCAAATGAACTGCAGCAAACCGTCGGTGCTGGAGAAGCACATCCGCCGGCACACTAACGAGCGACCTTTCAAGTGCGACCTGTGCGGTATCGCCTTCAAGACGAAGAGTAATCTCTACAAACACCGTCG CTCACGTGCACACGCATCCAAGAGTCAATGTGAGGACCCCAACGGCGACGAGGACGGTGGTTCCCTAGGGGGATCCGATATCGATGACAAAGAGCTCAGTAACAGTGGGTCAGAAATT ATGAACTACCGTAGCTCACCGATGGACGAACGGGTCCATTCGCCACAGCAGTTGCTGGTGGAAAAGCCGTACAAACCGAAGTTCCACAATGCGGCTCTGTACGCGAAGGTAGAGAGCAAACCCGTGGCCACCGTCGGGCCCGTGGGAGGAGGTTCGCAACAGCTCCTAAACGCTGCGGCAGTTACTGCTTCAGTGAACCCTTCAGTGTCACACTACTTG AACGGTCAAAACGTGGAATCGCTCGAACAACACATTTCCAAGCTGATCTCCCAGAACGAAGCGATCGTGGAGGTGGTCGAGGCACCGTTGCAGAAAAAATACCACAAAATAACCGGCATCAGTCGGGGTATTTCGGTCAGTGGCACTTCTTCTTCCCACTCTCCCTTCACACAATCATCTCCGGCCGCAGTCCCaaaccaccataccaccagcGGTGTTTCCAGCATTCCGACGCAAAATTCGCAGCCCCTGGCCTCTACACAGGATACAGCTGAATCGCGACTGGCCATTGCACTGCAACAGAAGCGACATGCCGAAGAACAGCAGATCAAGCACCAGATACAGATGCAACAGATGCTGCAAGTGCAACACCAACAACTTCCGCATCAACCATCGTACGTTGCCACTTATAGCCATCTTCCCGGGCAGCAAAGTGTGATAAACCTTACCAACAGGCCGGTTGTGACACCGAAGTCGGCTCTAGGCTTGCAACAGCAGCCACAGCCCCAGCCGTTAGCATCGGTTGTTGTGGTGAATGGGATCCTTCCTACGGGTACTCCAACCCCGCCATCAAGTGGCTCGATGGAGAGTGCTTCCGGCAACACTGTCGTAGCTCGGGGTAATCAGCACAATAACGACGGTGGCAACTCGTACCAACCATTGAACCTTACAAAAGTTATCGTTCAGGAACAGATTCCTACAAGCAACACCAGCATTACTGTTCCGTCGAGTTCGATGCAATCCACGGCGCCGCACACGCTGCCACCAGAATCGGAAGATGGACAAGCAGCTATTCAGCAGCATCCTTTGCCACCCTATCGGAAGCGCACACGCGAGCAATCGTTAGAAATGCAGCTTTTGAATGTCCCTATTTCAACGACGGCCGCCGAGGTGGTAGCTGCTTCAGTGTCCATTGCAACGGCAACGACAACGACCTGCTCGACAACTACTCTTCCCGTTTCGACGACGGTTTCATCCGGTGCGTCGACGACCGTGAGTGCTTCTCAACCACCGCACGTTCCCCTTCACATTCAAGTGTCCAGCGGAAGCGGTCACAGACCAACGCCAACCCCTACCCCACCCCTGACGATAACGAACCACCCGCAAAACCCGGAACGTTCCATCATCAAGGATCTACTGCTGAATTCGCGCGCCTTCGGAGTGGTACAAAACCCGGACGGTGAAAATGGCGAAAGCCTGTACACCTGCAAGATGTGCAACGTGTCGTTCCGGGATGTGGATTCACTGAAGTACCACATGATCTGCTACTGCCAGGGTAATGGCAGCCCGTCATCGTCCAGCGCACCGATCAGTCCCGTTGGATCTCCGTCCGCGGCCGCGGCGTCGTACATTCGTTCACGCTCGGTAAGCAGCCTGAAGCAGCTGGCACGATCTTCGCTGAACCCACCGCCCGCAAGGACACCGGCGTCACTGACTAGGCTCGCAAAATCGCAACTGACGCGTCCGAGGACAAAGCCGGAAAACATTTCGCTCCCAGCGGATTCCTCTTCACCGTCGTCTTCTTCTACACTGTCGTTAGGAGCGAGTAGTTCGTCTGGCTCGTCGAGGGGAACCGTTGTGGATATGGTGCAAAACCCCTTACCCTCACCGGGGCCACTGCTAGGAAACACCCGGTTAGTAGATTCCCATCGTACAGATTCGGGAAAACCGCAGCAGAAAGCCATCGGAACAGACAATGAAGTGTCGCTAACGAAGAGAGCTCGTGTAGGAGTGATGGAATCTTCTGAGCATGCTAGTACCAGCAACCAAAAGCCACATCACCCCGCCTCGAGTGTGGGACACAATGCTCTTCAGTTGTTCGGTGGCGAAGTGGAAGTGGTCGCGAGGAAAGCAACCTACGAAGACGAAGCTGCCAAATTATCGTCGAACGTCGCCTCCTCGACGTTGCCTGTGCACCGGTACACTGGTCCCGGTGCTACGTATACCCAGACTTTGGGTGGAGGGATGGAAATAGAGGACGAAGAGGCGCATCAACGCGCGCTACACTATCGGCAGACGCTGCATTCCGGCAGCACACTGATGGAGCTTGCTAGGACGGAAACATCCACTGGTCAGTCGGTTCCGCCAAAAGTGACCGCCACTACACCGACACATTTCCAATTTCCACCGATCAATTCCATCACCGCTTTTAATCCGCTGACACTTCCTGCGGTTCCTGCGCCACCGCCCGGTCAAGCCTCGCAAATTGTACATGGCGGAAAGCTTATTCCCTTCGTGCAAGGAATGCCGGGTCCGAACACACTTTCGTCCGTTGGACACACCGTGGAACTGCTGCACTCATCGATGGAGAAAAGACCCGATCCGAATTCCCAGTCACTGTTGACTATCGTCGTTCCTTCGGGAGCAGGAAATGCTCCTTCCTTACCAACGGCCCATCCGTTGGCTAGTTCTCTACTGGCCATTCAGCAACCTGGGGTGGTAGCCAGCAgctcttcgtcgtcgtcgcgtgTACACttggaagcacctttgaagaaaCAATCTTTGGGTGTCCCGAAGAATGGTCTTTCGACGCGCGAAATATGGTCCCCAGcgaaacaacagcaacagcagcagcagcaggtgcTGCAACACCAGCAGGCCGACTTTAGCAGTCCCTCACCGACGCAGGCCGTCcctaggaaaagtttcaatttCACCCGTATGGCGGACAATGTAAGCCCTCGAAAAAAGTCGGACATACCATTGTTTTTAGGCGGCGCAGAATCTAAATCGAAGCCCGAGGAAATACGTTACTTCAACTTCGAAACAATGATATCCTCGTCGGAGATTATGATCAAGcctccaccacctcctccaccaccatcggCCACCGTGGCTCTTATGGTGGACACTTCGTCGTCGGTGGCAACCTCACAAGAATCAACCAATGCAGCCGTCCCTGCTTCACCGCGGCCCAATAAATTTCTCCGACCAAATTCGTTGCCACTGAAGCCGGGTACATTCACCCCAAAGCGGCACCACGGCATAACACCGACGAACAACACGATGCCACTGATATCTCCCGAAACCCCGCGACCTTCGAAGAGTTGCCGTGAGCTGTACTTCAACGGGCACGCTTACACCAACATTGGACTGAAGTCTAGCACGAAGCCATTCTATTGTACCGTCAACAAAACGCAACCGTTCTACTTCCAAACGCAGAAGCAACTCTCGATGTACAGCAACTGGCAGGTGCATCCGGAAAACGATCCACACCCGCTTGGCCTGAGGCAGGTGACCGTGATGGCGCTGTACGATTCCAACCACCACCGCGATCGAAAGTACTCGATCGCCGGTCCGCGGAAAGTTCCGCTCGCAATCGTCGGAAGTCGTCCGGCTGGAGGCAATATCGTTTCGTGCGTTTCCAGCGAGGGACAGGTACGCGTTTCACCAATGGAGGTCAAATCAAACGTGCCCTGTCCACCGGCTTATGTCCTAGCGACGCTGGCCGCGCAACAACCGTCTATGGCGACCCTTCACCCTCCGACGCGTTATTCTCGTGAGTCGCCCTCACCGGGGCTTCAGTATAGCGAGAAATCAAAATCTTCCATCGATCAGACAGTTCCTAGCGCTGATTCGGCGCTTATGATGGTGACCACTAGCGGTGGGGGATCGCGTCACGCATCGAGGAGTGCTTCCGCCGAACGGGCGCTATCGGGAGGGTTTGAGAGCACGGAGGAGTACACGTACGTAAGGGGTCGCGGTCGGGGGAAGTATGTGTGCAATGAGTGCGGTATCCGCTGCAAGAAACCGTCGATGCTGAAGAAGCACATTCGAACACACACCGACGTTAGACCGTATTCTTGCCAGTATTGCAGTTTCCA CTTCAAAACGAAAGGCAATCTTACGAAACACATGAAGTCGAAGAGTCACTTCAAGAAGTGCACCGAGCTAGGACTCAATCCAGTGCCTGTGCacgtcgacgacgatggtGGCGACATCGATATCGAGGGCGATCAGCAGTCGGTCTCAAGCGAACGCACATCGACGATCCCGGGTGATTCCGATACGGCCACCGATACCGACGGTGATGAAACGGATGATAGTG ATGAAATGAAGAGTCGTCTAACGGAGCACGAAGCTGCAGAGGGACTTCTTTCACTCTCAATGACAAGACCAACGTCAGCATGCAGTAGTTTGGGAACCGGGCAGCAGCATTCCGCCGGCGGGGGCAATTCGGAGCCGACTGCAGCGGCCGCAGCGGcctacatctcgcagcacatATCGTCGTACCTAACGCCAGAGCAGCAACAAAGTCACGGCCTACTGTATCCAACTACGTCACCAAATCCTTCACATTCTCCAATGATGATGAACgttcagcaacagcaacaggtGGATTCAGCAGGCCATGCAAAGCTGgacagtggtggtggtgcaagcCTACCTCGGCGGATCATTACCTATGGCAATGGGCCAAAGCTGGAATTCAATCTGCTGAAACATGAGCAGTACTATTCTGATCCGAACCTGGGTAGCAAAAAGAAGCGCGAACACGAGCGCAACGCGTTCCCAACGGCGAGTGATGAAGCGGCGCGTGCGGGTGATGCCGACGATGAAGATGACACTGCAAGGCCGATCGATTTGACGAAGAAACCAAGGCATCAACAGGCGGCCAAGGCATCAACTGGCAGTGCGTCTTCGCAACCGTCTTCCTATCATCAATACGATGACCGTCCGAGGAGCGACCATCAGACGAGTCAGAGTCAGACGCAGCCACTCGCAATGGTTACACCGCCCAATTCCCAACAACTATCGGTGGGTGGTCAGCATCATCCAATGATTCGTCCGCTCGATCGTGAGCAACTGGCACTGCATCAGCAAATGTACGAGAATCGACTACGAGAACCGGTGACGCAGCAGTTGGAGCAACAGCAACCCCAACCGCAAGTGATTGTGCGAGTATCGGATGTGTTGACACCGATCAGTGGAGCCGCAAACTTGCTCACCACACTGGTTTCAAACACGGATAAAATTCCGATGATTGTCGCACCATTCGAGCCGTCTGTTGGAACCACTCCCGGCGGTGTCGATGAGAACTCCTACTTCCACGAGTACCTCAAAGAGCGAGCCCTACAGGATACGCGCATCAAGCAGAGTCAGATGAAGCCCGGAAGCAGTATCGTTATGCGCGAACAGCAACACTCTCAACCACCTGCTGCGCCGCCGCAATTGCATGGCCAGTTGGCACAGGAACAGATCCGATACAATGTGCAACAACACCAGATTCTTCTTCAGCCCCGCTACGAAGATGCACACGCTCCGGCAAGCGCTAATAACCCCGGTTTGGTTGCTCAGGCGCCACTAGCTACCAAAGCAACTCCACCCCCAGCAGCACTACCCCCCGTGGCCGCTGCCACCGGAACAACTATTACCCCTTCGGCTGCTGCCGCTACCATCCCGCCACCTTCGACCGAGCGAGTGTATCGCATATTTAGTGGCAAAAACGAACGACATAGAGTTTCACCAACGACGGAACCGGCGGCAAGGAGTATTCCGGCGAGTCAAACCAACGAAAT TAATGTTTGTTCATCGGTGGTCACAAATAGCACTAGTAGTACCGCCGCTTCCTTACGAATGCTGAGCAACGAGTGTCCGCTGGTTTCGGAAAATGCATCGCCCATGGATACACTCGCTGAGATCGCCGCCGGTTCGGTGAAACTCGACGTGTCCAAGGTGCAGCAGCTCGTGCCGGAACCGTCGACCATCGCCGCACTCACAGTGATGCCAACACCGGCTACGGTTACACCGAACGCTCGTTCGCGGTGCAACAGTTTCAGTTCCAACGCGAAGGTGGCCCCACAACACCCAGTACCAGAAAGTGCCAAAAATCTTGCCTCCGAATATCTAAAGCTGGCCCAATCGGTCACGAGTGGCGGTGCGATGCGTAAGCGGGCGGACAGTGAAAGTGCTAGCGGTGGTGGAATATCCGATCACGAAATGTCGCCCATCACCCTGGTCAACCCCCCACCCCCGATTGCACCAGCCGTACCGGTTTTACCA GCAacaatgcagcagcagcagcaacaacaaccgccGCCTACTGGTGCATCGGTGACCGGAAGTGGAACTGGGTCAACCGTTGTTGGTTCATCCGTTCCGGGGGTGGAAGTGGCAGCCGGTGGTGGTTCGGTCATGGGTCCGGCACGGAAGGTTGTCGTCGTCGGAGAGGATGGATTCAAGAAAACGGTTGGAGGAGGCCGACCGGTGGCGAGCGCTGGTGGAGAGTTCGTTGGAACACCGCCCAACGCGTTCACACCTTCCATGCACCAGGAGGATGGCGGGCGGCCGGTGTGCGAGATTTGCAACAAAAAGTTCCACAAACTGTCCCAGCTAAGCATCCACATGAACATCCACTACATGGAGCGCAAGTACCGCTGCGAACCGTGCGGCACGAGTTTTCGCTCGCAAGGACTCTACCTCAAGCACGAACGATCGGCAACGCaccgtaacaaggtttccatGACGACGACGTTCGGTGTGGCAACGGATACGAACCCGCGCCCATTCTACTGTCGGGACTGCGAGGTAGGCTTCCGCATTCACGGGCACCTGGCAAAGCATTTGCGTTCGAAAATGCATGTCCTCAAGCTGGAATGTCTCGGTAAGCTACCGTTTGGGACGTACACCGAAATCGAACGATCCGGCACAAACCTCACCGAGATCGATACGTCCGATTGCGAAAATTCGCTCTCGAGCTTGAAACGGCTAGCGGTGCGGCTGAACGTCAAGGATCCGGCGAAGGTCCTCCCGGCAGGAGGTGGTAGTAGTGCCAGCTCCAGTAGCTCAAGCAGCGGGGCAGGAGGAATAAtgggcggtggcggtggtacCAGTGGCAATGAAACGGACAGTTGCGATGATAACTTCGGTATGGAGAATGGCGAAGACGAATCCTCCCCGTCCGGTGGATCCAAAGACGACACGACTCCCGGTGGCGCACAAGGAACTCCGATGACCAACGGAGGAGGAAAGGATGGTGCATTGGAGGCTGCTGCTTCCACGCCGTGCAATGGGGGAGGGGAAATGCGCAATATAAACAACAACGTGAAGCGAAAGATGGACGACTTTTCCTCGCCGGCAATGGTTGCGGAAGATGTGGCAACGTGCAGCACGGCGACGGCAAATATCGTGTCGGAAGCAAAGCGACCCCGATATAGCTTAGAGTTGCTGGATGCACGCGCCGGAAACTCCGGTGGCCCGCAGGAAGAAAGAGAAGGAGGTGTTGCCACGTCCACTAGCTAA